In the genome of Oncorhynchus mykiss isolate Arlee chromosome 18, USDA_OmykA_1.1, whole genome shotgun sequence, one region contains:
- the LOC110495597 gene encoding oocyte zinc finger protein XlCOF6-like produces the protein MASVKLEDCSQTLELNVNIKDEEEEEKIRTTLSQGYHVETLSTSREQQQEDDRAKRSHLCPHCEEIFPFLSKLKLHLKIHTGEKPYSCSGCGKCFKTSTVLKLHRRTHTGEKPFYCPDCGTRFSRVSHLKRHKRIHTGEKPYSCSDCGKCFKTLNELKVHQRTHTGEKPFFCPDCGTSFSRVSHLKRHERIHTGEKPYSCSDCGKCFKTLNELKVHQRTHTGEKPYVCSDCGKCFTTSSDLKVHQRTHTGEKPFFCPDCGISFSQLSNLKSHERIHTGEKPYSCSDCVKYFKTSTELKVHQRTHTGEKPYSCSDCGKCFKTSTELKVHQRTHTGVKPYSCPDCGTSFSKLYHLKSHERIHTGEKPYSCSDCGKCFKTLKELKVHQRTHTGEKPYICSDCGTSFSQLSHLKSHGRIHTREKPYSCSDCGKKIKTTNELKVHQRTHTGEQPYICSDCVKCFKTSTELKVHERTHTGEMPYVCSDCGKCFTKSTHLKVHQRTHTGEKPYVCSDCGKCFKTSNELKVHQRTHTGEKPYVCSDCGKCFKTSTHLKVHQRTHTGEKPYSCSDCGVSFSRLDTLKKHQHIHGEKPYSCSAFVKCFKTATELKVHQRTHS, from the exons atggcatcagtgaagctggaagactgcagtcaaacactggagctgaatgtaaacattaaagatgaagaagaggaggagaagattagGACAACTCTTAGTCAAG GATACCATGTTGAGACATTATCTACATCCAGAGAGCAACAGCAGGAAGATGACAGAGCTAAGAGGTCTCATCTCTGCCCACATTGTGAAGAGATTTTCCCATTTCTATCAAAGCTAAAACTACACctaaaaatacacacaggagagaagccttactcctgctctggctgtggaaaatgcttcaaaACATCAACGGTGCTAAAACTTCAtcggagaacacacacaggagagaagcctttctacTGCCCTGACTGTGGAACTCGTTTCTCTCGagtttcccacttaaaaagacacaAACGTATACATACTGGGGAGAAgccatactcctgctctgactgtggaaaatgttttaaaacattaaaTGAGCTAAAAGtccatcagagaacacacacaggtgagaagcCTTTCTTCTGCCCTGACTGTGGAACTAGTTTCTCTCGagtttcccacttaaaaagacacgaacgtatacatacaggggagaagccatactcctgctctgactgtggaaaatgttttaaaacattaaatgagctaaaagttcaccagagaacacacacaggagagaagccttacgtctgctctgactgtggaaaatgcttcacaacatcaagTGATCTAAAAGTTCatcaaagaacacacacaggagagaagcctttcttctGCCCTGACTGTGGAATTAGTTTCTCTCAACTTTCCAACTTAAaatcacatgaacgtatacatacaggagagaagccttactcctgctctgactgtgtaaaatatttcaaaacatcaactgagctaaaagttcatcagagaacacacacaggagagaagccatactcctgctctgactgtggaaaatgttttaaaacatcaactgagctaaaagttcaccagagaacacacacaggagtgaAGCCTTATTCCTGCCCTGACTGTGGAACTAGTTTCTCTAAACTTTACCACTTAAaatcacatgaacgtatacatacaggggagaagccatactcctgctctgactgtgggaaatgttttaaaacattaaaGGAGCTAAAAgtacatcagagaacacacacaggagagaagccttacatctgctctgactgtgggactaGTTTCTCTCAACTTTCCCATTTAAAATCACATGGACGAATACATACAAGGGAGAAgccatactcctgctctgactgtggaaaaaaaattaaaacaacaAATGAGCttaaagttcatcagagaacacacacaggagagcaaCCTTACATCTGCTCTGATTGTGTAAAATGCTTCAAAACATCAACTGAGCTTAAGGTtcatgagagaacacacacaggagagatgccttacgtctgctctgactgtggaaaatgcttcacaaAATCAACTcatctaaaagttcatcagagaacacacacaggagagaagccttacgtcTGTTCTGACTGTGGAAAGTGCTTCAAAACATCAAatgagctaaaagttcatcagagaacacacacaggagagaagccttatgtCTGTTCTGACTGTGGAAAGTGCTTCAAAACATCAACTCATCTaaaagttcaccagagaacacatacaggagaaaagccttactccTGTTCTGACTGTGGGGTAAGTTTCTCTCGACTGGATACcttaaaaaaacatcaacatATACATGGAGAGAAGCCATACTCCTGCTCTGCCTTTGTAAAATGCTTCAAAACAGCAActgagctaaaagttcatcagagaacacactcaTGA